One window of Cupriavidus oxalaticus genomic DNA carries:
- a CDS encoding putative bifunctional diguanylate cyclase/phosphodiesterase, translated as MIALSTVLLLLAALLGVAAALGARAGRADEGAGSRSLRTLTWTAALLSQLAVSLPVVVVVLSGSVPVANDTAEMAASFAAAAAATAAAKLLLQWLRQGARLWRGAAVLAVVAGAGMVAAAGTHLGRACGAGAPSARACIDAAGLPHPAWLAGGLTALCALMFALHRAQSRGWLPVSRTETSPAGDLADDAATALVRGAEPRLVRRGARIPGRLTVRATARGQGTVGEYSVATVMPDRVAFGRWLDQAMAQARLADTGCAVLLIHIADYREVDEVFEIRADDILAQDAGALAQAVLEPHDFLARLARDEFAVGVPELVHHGRAQELGSRVLGSLAEFIAARGLQMQIGVNIGIAIYPRDAQTSEALMQAARVSLAEARESGSNQVRLFNSAAGERARRTRVIRRDLWLAIQDEALSLQFQPKYDARRRTLVGAEALCRWRHPALGQVSPAEFIAVAEQSGQIDKLDDWVLTSVCRQVRLWQDAGLPTVPVAINVSGLRFASRNFPQYLLEQIHQHDIPPSAITLEITETAAMKDIGKSLETLAELQSLGIQVALDDFGSGYSSLGYLKRLRVGTLKIDRTLIGGLDTDAQGRAIVGSMVALAHELRMKVVAEGVESASQLEILNEMGCDEVQGFLLSLPLDAAGFAEALRGPQPA; from the coding sequence ATGATTGCCCTGAGTACCGTCCTGTTGCTGCTCGCCGCCCTGCTGGGCGTGGCCGCCGCCCTCGGCGCCCGCGCCGGGCGTGCGGACGAGGGCGCCGGAAGCCGGTCGCTGCGCACGCTGACCTGGACGGCGGCGCTGCTGTCGCAGCTCGCCGTGAGCCTGCCCGTGGTGGTGGTGGTGCTGTCGGGCAGCGTGCCGGTGGCCAACGACACCGCCGAGATGGCCGCCAGCTTCGCCGCCGCCGCGGCCGCCACCGCCGCCGCCAAGCTGCTGTTGCAGTGGCTGCGCCAGGGCGCGCGCCTGTGGCGCGGCGCGGCGGTGCTGGCGGTGGTCGCCGGCGCCGGCATGGTGGCCGCGGCCGGCACCCACCTGGGCCGGGCCTGCGGCGCCGGCGCGCCTTCGGCGCGCGCCTGCATCGACGCGGCCGGACTGCCTCATCCCGCCTGGCTGGCAGGCGGCCTGACCGCGCTGTGCGCACTGATGTTCGCGCTGCACCGGGCGCAGTCGCGCGGCTGGCTGCCGGTATCGCGCACCGAGACCAGCCCCGCCGGGGATCTTGCCGATGATGCCGCCACCGCCCTGGTGCGCGGCGCCGAGCCGCGGCTGGTGCGGCGCGGCGCCCGCATTCCCGGCCGGCTTACGGTGCGCGCCACCGCGCGCGGGCAGGGCACGGTGGGCGAGTACAGCGTCGCCACCGTGATGCCCGACCGCGTCGCGTTCGGCCGCTGGTTGGACCAGGCCATGGCCCAGGCGCGGCTGGCCGACACCGGCTGCGCCGTGCTGCTGATCCATATTGCCGACTACCGCGAGGTCGACGAAGTCTTCGAGATCCGCGCCGACGATATCCTGGCGCAGGACGCCGGCGCGCTGGCGCAGGCCGTGCTGGAGCCGCACGACTTCCTCGCCCGGCTGGCGCGCGACGAGTTCGCCGTCGGCGTGCCCGAGCTGGTGCACCACGGCCGCGCGCAGGAGCTGGGCTCGCGCGTGCTGGGCTCGCTGGCGGAATTCATCGCCGCGCGCGGGCTGCAGATGCAGATCGGCGTCAATATCGGCATCGCCATCTACCCGCGCGACGCCCAGACCTCCGAGGCGCTGATGCAAGCCGCACGAGTGAGCCTGGCCGAGGCCCGCGAAAGCGGCTCGAACCAGGTGCGCCTGTTCAATAGCGCTGCCGGCGAGCGGGCCCGCCGCACCCGCGTGATCCGCCGCGACCTGTGGCTGGCGATCCAGGATGAGGCGCTGTCGCTGCAGTTCCAGCCCAAGTATGACGCCCGCCGCCGCACGCTGGTGGGCGCCGAGGCGCTGTGCCGCTGGCGCCATCCCGCGCTGGGCCAGGTCAGCCCGGCCGAGTTCATCGCCGTGGCCGAGCAGTCCGGCCAGATCGACAAGCTCGACGACTGGGTGCTGACCAGCGTCTGCCGCCAGGTGCGCCTGTGGCAGGACGCCGGCCTGCCGACCGTGCCGGTGGCGATCAACGTGTCGGGGTTGCGCTTTGCCAGCCGCAATTTCCCGCAGTACCTGCTCGAGCAGATCCACCAGCACGACATCCCGCCGTCGGCGATCACGCTGGAGATCACCGAGACCGCCGCCATGAAGGACATCGGCAAATCGCTGGAGACGCTGGCCGAGCTGCAGTCGCTCGGCATCCAGGTGGCGCTGGACGACTTCGGCAGCGGCTATTCGAGCCTGGGCTATCTCAAGCGCCTGCGCGTGGGCACGCTCAAGATCGACCGCACGCTGATCGGCGGGCTCGACACCGATGCGCAAGGGCGCGCCATCGTCGGCTCGATGGTGGCGCTGGCGCACGAGCTGCGCATGAAGGTGGTGGCCGAAGGCGTCGAGTCGGCCTCGCAGCTGGAAATCCTCAACGAGATGGGCTGCGACGAGGTGCAGGGCTTCCTGCTGTCGCTGCCGCTCGATGCGGCAGGGTTTGCCGAGGCGTTGCGCGGGCCGCAGCCAGCCTGA